The DNA region AGGGTGAGCAGGCATTTTGGAATGACTTCTAGCAGCCCCGCCATCACTTGAAAGCCTGGCAAAGGGAAACAAGATGCCTGTACAGCGTTTGCGCGTGACCTACCGGCGCGAGGGGCCGCTGAAGTTCCTGTCCCTTCTGGACATGCAACGGCTCTGGGTGCGCGCGTTTCGGCGCGCCGACGTGCCCCTGGCCTACACCGAGGGGTTCTCTCCGCGGCCCCGGTTCTCCTTCGCCGCCGCGCTGCCCGTAGGCGTAACCGGCGAGGCGGAGTTGATGGACGTGTACCTGACACGGCGCATAGCCCCGTTCTTCTTCGCGCGCGCCGTCAATCGCACGTTGCCACAAGGGGTGGAGGTCATCCACGGCGAGGACGTGGATGTCAACCTGCCCTCGCTCCAGGCGCTCACGCGGTCGGCGGAGTACCGCGTCATCCTGGAAACGGGCGCGGCGCGCGAGGCGGTGGAGGACGTCGTGCGACGACTCCTTGCGCGGTCCTCGCTGCCCTGGGAGCAGAAACGCGAAGGGTCGGTGCGACACTACGATCTCCGGCCTCTGGTTGAAGACGTGCGGGTAGAGGATGTCGCGGGAGGCAGGGCTGTCCTGTTCATGCGCTTGAAGATGGACATGTCCGGCGCAGGCCGAGCGGAGCAGGTGACGGCGGCGCTTGGTTTCGCCGAGCCTCCGCTGGCGGTGCATCGCGTTCGGCTCATTCTGGCGAGGCCCGTGGAAGTGCTCGCCGCCCGGCATGCTGCTCCCATGCCGTCCTCTCCTCGTGCCGCCGGCGGGCCGGACGACCCGCGGGACGATGTCGTAGGGGCGGACCCATGTGTCCGCCCTGATGTCCGCGGCGTGACCGACGCGCCATGAGCGCGCCGGAGCAGCACACGGGGCTGGACCCC from Dehalococcoidia bacterium includes:
- a CDS encoding TIGR03936 family radical SAM-associated protein, with the protein product MPVQRLRVTYRREGPLKFLSLLDMQRLWVRAFRRADVPLAYTEGFSPRPRFSFAAALPVGVTGEAELMDVYLTRRIAPFFFARAVNRTLPQGVEVIHGEDVDVNLPSLQALTRSAEYRVILETGAAREAVEDVVRRLLARSSLPWEQKREGSVRHYDLRPLVEDVRVEDVAGGRAVLFMRLKMDMSGAGRAEQVTAALGFAEPPLAVHRVRLILARPVEVLAARHAAPMPSSPRAAGGPDDPRDDVVGADPCVRPDVRGVTDAP